From Actinomyces slackii, a single genomic window includes:
- the glgX gene encoding glycogen debranching protein GlgX, with product MATLQTPQTWPGQPYPLGATYDGAGTNFSLFSAVATSVELCLFDDKGAETRIPLTEVDADVWHAYLPGISPGQKYGYRVHGPYDPASGHRCDPSKLLLDPYAKAMSGQVSPSQALYSYQFLNPEARNEEDSAEHTMRSVVINPFFDWGHDRPPGHEYHETIIYEAHVKGLTQLHPEVPEHLRGTYAGLAQPVIIEHLKSLGITAIELMPVHQFVNDTHLQEKGLSNYWGYNTIGFFAPHNTYTAYGSDGQQVQEFKSMVKALHEADIEVILDVVYNHTAEGNHMGPTLSFRGIDNASYYRLVDGDQAHYFDTTGTGNSLLMRSPAVLQLIMDSLRYWVTEMHVDGFRFDLASTLARQFHEVDKLSAFFDIIHQDPVLSQVKLIAEPWDVGDGGYNVGGFPVLWSEWNGQYRDTVRDFWRGEPSTLGEFASRITGSSDLYQHSGRTPVASINFVTAHDGFTMRDLVSYNTKHNEANLEGGADGDSNNHSWNCGAEGPTDDPQVIELRMRQIRNFLATILFSQGVPMICHGDEMGRTQGGNNNVYCQDNEISWVHWDLDEHQQELLDFTRTMMWMRRDHPVLRRRRFFSGDAGHGGESELGEIEWLTPSGQSMTEQDWGTWYARAMMVFLNGQAIAEPDLRGQRIVDSSFLVLINASEEDIEFTLPTPDYAPSWQVALDTAPAVDGDSDPVLEAGETVVVESRSMLFLTCDPEAISAEHASS from the coding sequence ATGGCGACTCTTCAGACTCCGCAGACCTGGCCAGGCCAGCCCTATCCCCTGGGTGCCACCTACGATGGGGCGGGCACCAACTTCTCACTCTTCTCGGCCGTGGCGACCTCGGTCGAGCTCTGCCTGTTCGATGACAAGGGCGCCGAGACGAGGATTCCGCTGACCGAGGTCGACGCCGACGTCTGGCACGCCTACCTGCCCGGGATCTCCCCGGGGCAGAAGTACGGCTACCGCGTGCACGGACCCTACGACCCCGCCAGCGGGCACCGCTGCGACCCCTCCAAGCTGCTCCTGGACCCCTACGCCAAGGCGATGTCCGGCCAGGTCTCCCCCTCGCAGGCGCTCTACTCCTACCAGTTCCTCAACCCTGAGGCCCGCAACGAGGAGGACTCCGCCGAGCACACCATGCGCTCAGTGGTGATCAACCCCTTCTTCGACTGGGGGCACGACCGCCCCCCGGGCCACGAGTACCACGAGACGATCATCTACGAGGCCCATGTCAAGGGCCTGACCCAGCTCCACCCCGAGGTCCCCGAGCACCTGCGCGGCACCTATGCGGGGCTGGCCCAGCCGGTGATCATCGAGCACCTGAAGTCCCTGGGGATCACGGCCATCGAGCTGATGCCGGTCCACCAGTTCGTCAATGACACGCATCTGCAGGAGAAAGGCCTGTCGAACTACTGGGGCTACAACACCATCGGCTTCTTCGCCCCGCACAACACCTACACGGCCTACGGCTCCGACGGCCAGCAGGTCCAGGAGTTCAAATCCATGGTCAAGGCCCTCCACGAGGCCGACATCGAGGTGATCCTCGACGTGGTCTACAACCACACCGCCGAGGGCAACCACATGGGTCCCACCCTGTCCTTCCGCGGCATCGACAACGCCTCCTACTACCGGCTCGTCGACGGCGACCAGGCCCACTACTTCGACACCACGGGCACCGGCAACTCCCTGCTCATGCGCTCCCCCGCCGTCCTGCAGCTGATCATGGACTCCCTGCGCTACTGGGTCACCGAGATGCATGTCGACGGCTTCCGCTTCGACCTGGCCTCCACCCTGGCGCGCCAGTTCCACGAGGTGGACAAGCTCTCCGCCTTCTTCGACATCATCCACCAGGATCCGGTCCTCTCCCAGGTCAAGCTCATCGCCGAGCCCTGGGATGTGGGCGACGGCGGCTACAACGTCGGCGGCTTCCCGGTCCTGTGGAGCGAGTGGAACGGCCAGTACCGCGACACGGTGCGCGACTTCTGGCGCGGTGAGCCCTCGACCCTGGGAGAGTTCGCCTCCCGGATCACCGGCTCCTCCGACCTCTACCAGCACTCGGGCCGTACCCCGGTGGCCTCCATCAACTTCGTCACCGCGCATGACGGCTTCACCATGCGCGACCTGGTCTCCTACAACACCAAGCACAACGAGGCCAATCTGGAGGGCGGCGCCGACGGCGACTCCAACAACCACTCCTGGAACTGCGGCGCCGAGGGCCCCACGGATGATCCGCAGGTCATCGAGCTGCGCATGCGTCAGATCCGCAACTTCCTGGCCACCATCCTGTTCAGCCAGGGCGTGCCCATGATCTGCCATGGCGATGAGATGGGCCGCACCCAGGGCGGCAACAACAACGTCTACTGCCAGGACAACGAGATCTCCTGGGTGCACTGGGATCTCGATGAGCATCAGCAGGAGCTGCTGGACTTCACCCGCACCATGATGTGGATGCGCCGCGACCACCCGGTGCTGCGGCGTCGCCGCTTCTTCTCCGGGGACGCCGGGCACGGCGGGGAGTCCGAGCTCGGGGAGATCGAGTGGCTCACCCCCTCGGGGCAGTCGATGACCGAGCAGGACTGGGGCACCTGGTACGCCCGAGCCATGATGGTCTTCCTCAATGGCCAGGCCATCGCCGAGCCCGACCTGCGCGGCCAGCGCATCGTGGACAGCTCCTTCCTGGTGCTCATCAACGCCTCCGAGGAGGACATCGAGTTCACCCTGCCCACCCCGGACTACGCCCCCAGCTGGCAGGTGGCCCTGGACACCGCCCCGGCGGTGGACGGGGACTCCGACCCCGTCCTGGAGGCCGGTGAGACCGTCGTGGTCGAGTCCCGCTCCATGCTCTTCCTGACCTGTGACCCCGAGGCGATCAGCGCCGAGCACGCCTCGTCCTGA
- a CDS encoding lipid II:glycine glycyltransferase FemX has product MSTHSPSQSSPRPASQGGAAQRPAVPRALSTPGRSETLRAVDGREMRIAVGNSPMPVEQAECWQRFEEALGRRLWGRYLYEDGGKPVAAIALYRYELAGQAFLWAKHGPVWLKEQSPQREAHLRELLRMEVKRRDRSIRFIRMHARYGAKDLRELISTITYDRTYVIDLTPKTPEAIAAAMPKDGRRAVKRAERVAREAGCTISDETGLDRQAFEEVYEVLRETAERDGFSPHGSEVYWTMLTSLGPEHARLFVLRQDGVPHAWDLILTSGKDSVAYYGASSNASRSFRGAEALDWWAACALAQEGYRGLDLMGAGSTRVPELYTVGQYKKRYAQHVTEVDGAWDVPVSRVVYRGLVSAKRMRDALRSRGGEQVD; this is encoded by the coding sequence ATGTCCACGCACAGTCCCTCGCAGTCCTCGCCCCGCCCCGCCTCCCAGGGCGGCGCAGCCCAGCGCCCGGCGGTCCCCAGGGCACTGTCAACCCCCGGACGCTCGGAGACCCTGCGTGCCGTCGACGGGCGCGAGATGCGCATCGCCGTGGGCAACAGCCCGATGCCCGTGGAGCAGGCCGAGTGCTGGCAGCGCTTCGAGGAGGCCCTGGGGCGCCGCCTGTGGGGCCGCTACCTCTACGAGGACGGCGGCAAGCCCGTGGCCGCCATCGCCCTGTACCGCTACGAGCTGGCCGGCCAGGCCTTCCTGTGGGCCAAGCACGGTCCGGTCTGGCTCAAGGAGCAGTCCCCCCAGCGCGAGGCGCATCTGCGCGAGCTCCTGCGCATGGAGGTCAAGCGCCGGGACCGCTCGATCCGGTTCATCCGCATGCACGCCCGCTACGGCGCCAAGGATCTTCGCGAGCTCATCTCGACCATCACCTATGACCGCACCTATGTCATCGACCTGACCCCCAAGACCCCAGAGGCGATCGCGGCCGCCATGCCCAAGGACGGGCGCCGCGCCGTCAAGCGCGCCGAGAGGGTGGCCCGCGAGGCCGGCTGCACGATCAGCGACGAGACCGGGCTGGACCGCCAGGCCTTCGAGGAGGTCTACGAGGTGCTGCGCGAGACCGCCGAGCGCGACGGCTTCTCGCCCCACGGCTCCGAGGTCTACTGGACCATGCTGACCTCCCTGGGCCCCGAGCACGCCCGGCTCTTCGTCCTGCGCCAGGACGGGGTGCCCCACGCCTGGGACCTCATCCTGACCTCCGGCAAGGACTCCGTGGCCTACTACGGCGCCTCGTCCAACGCCTCGCGATCCTTCCGCGGGGCCGAGGCCCTGGACTGGTGGGCCGCCTGCGCCCTGGCCCAGGAGGGCTACCGCGGACTGGACCTCATGGGCGCCGGCTCCACGCGCGTGCCCGAGCTCTACACGGTGGGGCAGTACAAGAAGCGCTACGCCCAGCACGTCACCGAGGTCGACGGCGCCTGGGACGTGCCGGTCTCCCGGGTGGTCTACCGGGGGCTGGTCAGTGCCAAGCGGATGCGTGATGCACTGCGCTCCCGGGGCGGCGAGCAGGTCGACTGA
- the treZ gene encoding malto-oligosyltrehalose trehalohydrolase, with amino-acid sequence MPVWAPSASSVDLHLPASGALVAMEPTGRGWWRSPVEVPDGADYAFRVDGGPDRPDPRSAHQPHGVHGPSRRVEASRWRESWTDGAWRGRDARGAVIYELHVGTFTAQGTLDAAAQRLGHLAALGVDMVELMPLAPFPGTAGWGYDGVSLWAVHEAYGGPDALMRFVDAAHGAGIAVCLDVVYNHLGPSGNYLSVFGPYFTGAHHTPWGEAVNVDQEGSEQVRAYIIDAALRWLRDFHVDALRLDAIHAIVDDSPRHILAELSDAVAALSAQEGRPLSLVAESDLNDVGVITPTHATPPARMPALGMTAQWADDVHHALHARLTGESQGYYADFAEPGAWLKAYAGAFLHNGCWSSFRGRNWGAPVPQGTDPRRFVVFASNHDQVGNRAIGDRPSAGLDDGAVAAQAALVLLSPYTPMLFMGEEWGTRRPFQFFTDHDDPALAAGVSAGRRREFADFGWDATDIPDPQDPGTFRASCLDWQELGDEGHARMLAWFTELIALRRELGWADRRQWPAVEDSEGMITVTYEDIVVAANLGGARRPVPDVDEPLARWAPGLPQDECPTVLLPGHTLIARR; translated from the coding sequence GTGCCGGTGTGGGCGCCGTCGGCCAGCTCGGTTGACCTGCACCTGCCGGCCAGTGGAGCGCTGGTGGCCATGGAGCCCACGGGGCGGGGCTGGTGGCGCTCGCCCGTGGAGGTGCCCGACGGCGCCGACTACGCCTTCCGGGTCGACGGCGGCCCTGATCGGCCTGATCCTCGCAGCGCCCACCAGCCCCACGGCGTCCACGGCCCCTCGCGCAGGGTGGAGGCCTCCCGTTGGCGGGAGAGCTGGACGGACGGTGCGTGGCGGGGCCGCGATGCGCGCGGCGCGGTCATCTACGAGCTCCATGTGGGGACCTTCACCGCCCAGGGCACTCTTGATGCGGCCGCGCAGCGCCTGGGCCACCTGGCCGCCCTGGGCGTGGACATGGTGGAGCTCATGCCCTTGGCGCCCTTCCCCGGCACCGCGGGCTGGGGCTATGACGGGGTGAGCCTGTGGGCCGTGCATGAGGCCTACGGGGGGCCCGATGCGCTGATGAGATTCGTCGATGCGGCCCATGGCGCCGGCATCGCGGTGTGCCTGGATGTGGTCTACAACCATCTGGGCCCCTCGGGGAACTACCTGAGCGTCTTCGGCCCCTACTTCACCGGCGCCCACCACACGCCGTGGGGGGAGGCGGTCAATGTCGACCAGGAGGGCAGCGAGCAGGTTCGCGCCTACATCATCGATGCCGCCCTGCGCTGGCTGCGGGACTTCCATGTCGACGCCCTGCGCCTGGATGCCATTCACGCCATCGTCGATGACTCCCCGCGCCATATCCTGGCCGAGCTCTCCGATGCGGTGGCGGCGCTGTCGGCCCAGGAGGGCCGTCCCCTGAGCCTGGTGGCGGAGTCGGATCTCAACGATGTCGGCGTCATCACCCCCACTCATGCCACGCCGCCGGCGCGCATGCCCGCCCTGGGGATGACGGCCCAGTGGGCCGATGATGTCCACCATGCCCTGCATGCGCGCCTGACCGGTGAGTCCCAGGGCTACTACGCGGATTTCGCTGAGCCGGGGGCGTGGCTCAAGGCCTATGCCGGCGCCTTCCTGCACAACGGGTGCTGGTCGAGCTTCAGGGGCCGCAACTGGGGGGCGCCCGTCCCCCAGGGCACCGACCCCCGGCGCTTCGTGGTCTTCGCCTCCAACCATGATCAGGTGGGCAACCGGGCCATCGGGGATCGCCCCTCAGCCGGCCTCGACGACGGCGCTGTGGCGGCCCAGGCGGCCCTGGTGCTGCTGAGCCCCTACACCCCCATGCTCTTCATGGGCGAGGAGTGGGGCACGCGCCGGCCCTTCCAGTTCTTCACCGATCACGACGACCCCGCTCTGGCCGCTGGTGTCAGTGCTGGGCGGCGCCGGGAGTTCGCGGATTTCGGCTGGGATGCCACGGATATCCCCGACCCCCAGGATCCGGGGACCTTCCGGGCCTCGTGCCTGGACTGGCAGGAGCTCGGCGATGAGGGGCACGCCCGCATGCTGGCCTGGTTCACCGAGCTGATCGCGCTGCGCCGCGAGCTGGGCTGGGCCGACCGCCGCCAGTGGCCCGCGGTTGAGGACAGCGAGGGCATGATCACCGTGACCTACGAGGACATCGTCGTCGCGGCGAATCTGGGAGGCGCCCGCCGGCCCGTCCCCGATGTCGACGAGCCGCTCGCCCGCTGGGCTCCGGGGCTCCCCCAGGACGAGTGCCCCACGGTCCTGCTGCCCGGTCACACGCTGATCGCCCGCCGCTGA
- a CDS encoding carboxylate--amine ligase has protein sequence MAARFGHLLPIVLGGDIGAYALARQLHEATGNRVALVASEPIVAITRSRYIDVVHQEAGAPGEQTVAIIERLTADRPERSAVVMANTDAAAALIAANRERLEPTCVLPFPDLEVMERVSDKASFSRLCAEVGVATPREVIVDLADPACTPPLDPEPLGVPFPLVAKAAIGSDYDRVSFEGKRKIWFIDDAQELAAMWQALESADYRSPFLLQERIPGDDTAMRSVTVYMDSTGAMRLVGSARVLLEDHAPWLIGNPVSMITEAFPGLWRATEALLTHAGYRGFANLDIKVDPRDGRELFFEVNPRIGRNSFYLSAAGANPMTVMLDDLVCDMRGPRTEVTTQVLYSLVPYRLLRRYLADPELRGRADSLARGLADPLRDPTERSVRRRLTIEAQRLNQYRKFARHYPISSNDRSR, from the coding sequence ATGGCAGCACGCTTCGGGCACCTGCTCCCGATCGTCCTCGGAGGGGACATCGGGGCCTACGCTCTGGCCCGCCAGCTCCACGAGGCCACCGGCAACCGGGTGGCACTGGTGGCCAGCGAGCCGATCGTGGCGATCACGCGATCCCGTTACATCGACGTCGTCCATCAGGAGGCCGGCGCGCCCGGCGAGCAGACCGTCGCGATCATCGAGAGGCTCACGGCCGACCGCCCTGAGCGCAGCGCGGTGGTCATGGCCAATACCGACGCCGCGGCCGCGCTGATCGCCGCCAACCGCGAGCGCCTGGAGCCCACCTGCGTGCTTCCCTTCCCCGACCTGGAGGTCATGGAGCGCGTCAGCGACAAGGCCTCCTTCTCCCGCCTGTGCGCCGAGGTCGGGGTCGCCACTCCCCGCGAGGTCATCGTGGACCTGGCCGATCCCGCCTGCACTCCGCCCCTCGACCCCGAGCCGCTGGGCGTTCCCTTCCCCCTGGTGGCCAAGGCCGCCATCGGATCGGATTACGACCGGGTCTCCTTCGAGGGCAAGCGCAAGATCTGGTTCATCGACGACGCCCAGGAGCTCGCCGCCATGTGGCAGGCGCTGGAGTCGGCCGACTACCGCTCGCCCTTCCTCCTCCAGGAGCGCATCCCCGGGGATGACACCGCCATGCGCTCGGTCACGGTCTACATGGACTCCACCGGCGCCATGCGCCTGGTCGGCTCGGCCCGCGTCCTGCTGGAGGACCACGCCCCCTGGCTCATCGGCAACCCGGTGTCCATGATCACCGAGGCCTTCCCGGGCCTGTGGCGGGCCACCGAGGCGCTCCTGACCCACGCCGGCTACCGGGGCTTCGCCAACCTGGACATCAAGGTCGACCCCCGTGATGGTCGCGAGCTCTTCTTCGAGGTCAACCCCCGCATCGGCCGCAACTCCTTCTACCTGTCCGCCGCGGGCGCCAATCCCATGACCGTCATGCTCGACGATCTGGTCTGCGACATGCGCGGCCCGCGCACCGAGGTCACCACCCAGGTGCTCTACTCCCTGGTCCCCTACCGCCTCCTGAGGCGCTACCTGGCCGATCCCGAGTTGCGCGGCCGGGCCGACTCCCTGGCGCGCGGCCTGGCCGACCCGCTGCGCGACCCCACCGAGCGCTCCGTGCGCCGCCGCCTGACCATCGAGGCGCAGCGCCTCAACCAGTACCGCAAGTTCGCCCGCCACTATCCGATCTCCTCCAACGACAGGTCCCGCTGA
- the thrS gene encoding threonine--tRNA ligase translates to MEAQPTCDITLDGLVRSIEPGTTGTALFGQEAIRAGVVAMRVNGEPWDLERPIPAGAAVEPITIDSPDGLDILRHSATHVMAQAVQEMFPEVNLGIGPFITDGFYYDFGNIDAVTPEMMREIDKRMKRIVKEGQRFVRREITEAQGAVELADQPYKLELITTKGAGAEGASVEVGSGGLTVYDNVRRDGSVAWSDLCRGPHLPSTRHIGMGFALTKSSSAYWKGDQSGDSLQRIYGTAWATKEELKAYQERIKEAERRDHRKLGAELDLFSFPEEIGPGLVVFHPKGAMLRHEIESHVIARHREYGFDFVHTPEISKGGLFHTSGHLPYYADTMFPPMLADEERDEAGNITKAGQEYYLKAMNCPMHNLIFRSRGRSYRELPLRFFEMGHDYRYEKSGVVHGLTRMRGFTQDDSHTYCTTEQAGQEIKAQIAFFISILQDFGLTDFYLELSTRDEDGAKKDKFIGSDQDWAVATAALKEACDASGLTVVPDPGGAAFYGPKVSVQVKDAIGRTWQMSTVQYDFNQPERFDLEYTASDGTHQRPIMLHSAKLGSVERFIGVLTEHYAGAFPAWLAPVQVRLIPVAEAFDDYVREVAEQLRARGVRVEADLSDDRFGKKIRNASKDKIPFTLIAGGEDAQAGAVSFRFRDGEQTNGVPVGRAVEHIASVIARRVNDPAGERLSRD, encoded by the coding sequence GTGGAAGCCCAGCCCACCTGTGACATCACCCTCGACGGCCTGGTCAGGAGCATCGAGCCGGGGACCACGGGCACGGCCCTGTTCGGGCAGGAGGCGATCAGGGCCGGGGTGGTGGCCATGCGCGTCAACGGCGAGCCCTGGGACCTGGAGCGCCCGATCCCGGCCGGTGCGGCCGTTGAGCCCATCACCATCGACTCGCCCGACGGCCTGGACATCCTGCGCCACAGCGCCACCCATGTCATGGCCCAGGCCGTCCAGGAGATGTTCCCCGAGGTCAACCTGGGCATCGGACCCTTCATCACCGATGGCTTCTACTACGACTTCGGCAATATCGACGCCGTGACCCCCGAGATGATGCGCGAGATCGACAAGCGCATGAAGCGCATCGTCAAGGAGGGCCAGCGCTTCGTGCGCCGCGAGATCACCGAGGCCCAGGGCGCCGTCGAGCTGGCGGACCAGCCCTACAAGCTCGAGCTCATCACCACCAAGGGCGCCGGGGCCGAGGGCGCCTCGGTGGAGGTCGGCTCGGGGGGCCTGACCGTGTATGACAACGTCCGGCGCGATGGCAGCGTCGCCTGGAGCGACCTGTGCCGCGGCCCCCACCTGCCCTCGACCCGGCATATCGGGATGGGCTTCGCCCTGACCAAGTCCTCCTCCGCCTACTGGAAGGGAGACCAGTCCGGGGACTCGCTGCAGCGCATCTACGGCACCGCCTGGGCCACCAAGGAGGAGCTCAAGGCCTACCAGGAGCGCATCAAGGAGGCCGAGCGGCGCGACCACCGCAAGCTCGGCGCCGAGCTCGACCTCTTCTCCTTCCCCGAGGAGATCGGCCCCGGCCTGGTCGTCTTCCACCCCAAGGGAGCGATGCTGCGCCACGAGATCGAGAGCCATGTCATCGCCCGCCACCGCGAGTACGGCTTCGACTTCGTCCACACCCCCGAGATCTCCAAGGGCGGGCTGTTCCACACCTCGGGCCACCTGCCCTACTACGCGGACACCATGTTCCCGCCCATGCTCGCCGATGAGGAGCGCGACGAGGCGGGCAACATCACCAAGGCCGGCCAGGAGTACTACCTCAAGGCCATGAACTGCCCCATGCACAATCTCATCTTCCGCTCCCGGGGGCGCTCATACCGCGAGCTGCCCCTGCGCTTCTTCGAGATGGGGCACGACTACCGCTACGAGAAGTCCGGAGTGGTCCACGGCCTGACCCGCATGCGCGGATTCACCCAGGACGACTCCCACACCTACTGCACCACCGAGCAGGCCGGGCAGGAGATCAAGGCCCAGATCGCCTTCTTCATCTCCATCCTCCAGGACTTCGGCCTGACCGACTTCTACCTGGAGCTGTCCACCCGCGATGAGGACGGCGCCAAGAAGGACAAGTTCATCGGCTCCGACCAGGACTGGGCGGTGGCCACCGCGGCCCTGAAGGAGGCCTGCGACGCCTCCGGCCTGACCGTCGTTCCCGACCCCGGGGGCGCGGCCTTCTACGGGCCCAAGGTCTCCGTCCAGGTCAAGGATGCCATTGGGCGGACCTGGCAGATGTCGACGGTCCAGTACGACTTCAACCAGCCCGAGCGCTTCGACCTGGAGTACACCGCCTCCGATGGCACGCATCAGCGCCCCATCATGCTGCACTCGGCCAAGCTCGGGTCCGTCGAGCGCTTCATCGGGGTGCTCACCGAGCACTACGCGGGCGCCTTCCCGGCCTGGCTGGCTCCCGTCCAGGTCCGCCTCATCCCCGTGGCCGAGGCCTTCGACGACTACGTGCGCGAGGTGGCCGAGCAGCTGCGCGCCCGCGGGGTCAGGGTGGAGGCCGACCTGTCCGACGACCGCTTCGGCAAGAAGATCCGCAACGCCTCCAAGGACAAGATCCCCTTCACGCTGATCGCGGGTGGAGAGGACGCCCAGGCCGGCGCCGTGTCCTTCCGCTTCCGCGACGGGGAGCAGACCAATGGCGTGCCCGTGGGCCGGGCCGTGGAGCACATCGCCTCGGTGATCGCCCGGCGCGTCAACGACCCGGCGGGGGAGAGGC
- the treY gene encoding malto-oligosyltrehalose synthase: METPQSTADQITTARSPERPEQDTGGEYAPWSGHVPSPGRRTPVTTYRIQLGESMTFADAAELVPYLKRLGITDLYLSPILAAAPGSTHGYDVVDHRRIAEHLGGREGLEALARTAHEAGMGVVVDIVPNHMAVPTPAWHNLPLWSVLREGPQSPFAAWFDVSVDEPILMPVLGRRIGAVLAEEELVLEQAVVPGLEAEGPQWVLRYYDQAFPVAEGTQSLPMHVLVERQHYRLAYWKVGDEEINYRRFFDVGTLAAIRVEDPEVFAGSHALILELMDSGVIDALRVDHPDGLADPGGYLNRLSQATGGAWIAAEKILAPTESLPTSWSVAGTTGYDAAWRIDQLQVDSAGAARLGALMQEFTGEGPVLYERVVEAAKREIITGSLASEVDRLARLLGSLTSQDVRLRDHTVRDLRDCVVELLVAADQYRAYVVPGVAPSPETEAVLRGDAERARTRLEADQAETLDLVVALLLGEAVGSEGLSDSPERAEAVIRFQQVCGAVTAKGVEDTAFYRWTHLTSLTEVGGNPFGFALSADEAHAWASRTQELWPVTMVTSTTHDTKRGEDVRARLDVLASYSTEWEDMVHRLRAATAAARPTDLDGRSENLLWQTLWGTWAPDSGDPMTAERLGAYLIKASREQKVWTTWTAPDEARERALTDYAAHLLTDEQVAEEMRAFASLTARSVRACVLANKALTLTWLGVADVYQGSETTRTSLVDPDNRRPVDYDGPQGLSTVLERLEAGQTPRSLDEEKLALVSRLAGLRAQRPETFVGPRSGYRAIPVTTSLAFAYARLLDGEPDVVVIARRLPRRLEQLGGWRQDSVVLPPGQWRDVLSGARCQGGDCHLAEVMGEAPVVVLARMRDEEPPDQGAGAIGGEQ; the protein is encoded by the coding sequence ATGGAGACACCGCAGAGCACGGCCGATCAGATCACCACCGCCCGCAGCCCGGAGCGGCCCGAGCAGGACACCGGCGGGGAGTACGCCCCCTGGTCGGGCCATGTGCCCTCCCCGGGGCGCCGCACCCCGGTGACCACCTACCGCATCCAGCTGGGCGAGTCGATGACCTTCGCCGATGCGGCCGAGCTGGTGCCCTACCTCAAGCGACTGGGCATCACCGACCTCTACCTCTCCCCCATCCTGGCGGCCGCACCGGGGTCCACCCACGGGTACGACGTGGTCGATCACCGGCGCATCGCCGAGCACCTGGGCGGGCGCGAGGGCCTGGAGGCCCTGGCCCGCACCGCCCATGAGGCCGGCATGGGCGTGGTGGTGGACATCGTCCCCAACCACATGGCCGTGCCCACCCCGGCCTGGCACAACCTGCCCCTGTGGTCCGTGCTGCGCGAGGGCCCCCAGTCCCCATTCGCCGCCTGGTTCGACGTCTCGGTCGATGAGCCGATCCTCATGCCGGTGCTGGGCAGGCGCATCGGGGCGGTCCTGGCCGAGGAGGAGCTGGTCCTGGAGCAGGCGGTGGTGCCCGGCCTGGAGGCCGAGGGCCCCCAGTGGGTGCTGCGGTACTACGACCAGGCCTTCCCCGTCGCCGAGGGCACCCAGTCCCTGCCCATGCATGTGCTGGTCGAGCGCCAGCACTACCGGCTGGCCTACTGGAAGGTGGGCGATGAGGAGATCAACTACCGGCGCTTCTTCGATGTGGGCACCCTGGCGGCCATCCGCGTGGAGGACCCCGAGGTCTTCGCCGGTTCCCACGCCCTGATCCTGGAGCTCATGGACTCCGGGGTCATCGATGCCCTGCGGGTGGACCATCCCGACGGCCTGGCTGATCCCGGCGGCTACCTCAACCGCCTGTCCCAGGCCACCGGCGGGGCCTGGATCGCGGCGGAGAAGATCCTGGCCCCCACCGAGTCGCTGCCCACCTCCTGGTCCGTGGCCGGCACCACCGGCTACGACGCCGCCTGGCGCATCGACCAGCTCCAGGTCGACAGCGCCGGGGCCGCCCGCCTGGGCGCCCTCATGCAGGAGTTCACCGGTGAGGGCCCGGTGCTCTACGAGCGCGTCGTCGAGGCCGCCAAGCGGGAGATCATCACCGGATCCCTGGCCTCGGAGGTCGACCGCCTGGCCCGGCTGTTGGGCTCCCTGACCTCTCAGGACGTGCGCCTGCGCGACCACACGGTGCGGGACCTTCGCGACTGCGTGGTCGAGCTGCTGGTCGCGGCCGACCAGTACCGCGCCTACGTGGTGCCCGGAGTCGCGCCCTCACCGGAGACGGAGGCCGTGCTGCGCGGGGACGCCGAGCGGGCCCGCACCCGACTGGAGGCGGACCAGGCCGAGACCCTGGACCTGGTGGTGGCCCTGCTGCTGGGCGAGGCGGTGGGATCCGAGGGACTGTCGGACTCCCCTGAGCGCGCTGAGGCCGTGATCCGCTTCCAGCAGGTCTGCGGGGCCGTGACCGCCAAGGGCGTGGAGGACACGGCCTTCTACCGCTGGACGCATCTGACCAGCCTGACCGAGGTCGGAGGGAATCCCTTCGGATTCGCTCTCAGCGCCGATGAGGCTCATGCCTGGGCCTCCCGCACCCAGGAGCTGTGGCCCGTGACGATGGTGACCTCCACCACTCATGACACCAAGCGGGGCGAGGATGTGCGCGCGCGCCTGGACGTGCTGGCCTCCTACTCCACCGAGTGGGAGGACATGGTTCACCGCCTGCGCGCCGCCACCGCCGCGGCCCGTCCCACGGACCTGGACGGTCGCAGCGAGAACCTGCTGTGGCAGACCCTGTGGGGGACCTGGGCTCCGGACTCGGGCGACCCGATGACCGCCGAGCGCCTGGGCGCCTACCTCATCAAGGCCTCCCGGGAGCAGAAGGTCTGGACCACCTGGACCGCCCCGGATGAGGCGCGCGAGAGGGCGCTGACCGACTACGCCGCTCATCTGCTGACCGACGAGCAGGTGGCCGAGGAGATGCGGGCCTTCGCCTCCCTGACCGCCCGCTCGGTGCGCGCCTGCGTGCTGGCCAACAAGGCCCTGACCCTGACCTGGCTGGGCGTGGCCGACGTCTACCAGGGCTCGGAGACCACGCGCACCTCCCTGGTGGACCCGGACAACCGCCGACCGGTGGACTATGACGGGCCCCAGGGCCTGTCCACCGTCCTGGAGCGGCTCGAGGCAGGGCAGACGCCCCGCAGCCTCGATGAGGAGAAGCTGGCGCTGGTCTCCCGCCTGGCGGGGCTGCGCGCCCAGCGGCCCGAGACCTTCGTTGGTCCCCGCTCGGGCTATCGGGCCATCCCGGTGACCACCTCACTGGCCTTCGCCTATGCCCGGCTGCTGGACGGCGAGCCCGACGTGGTGGTCATCGCCCGGCGCCTGCCGCGCCGCCTGGAGCAGCTGGGCGGCTGGCGCCAGGACTCGGTGGTCCTGCCCCCGGGGCAGTGGCGCGATGTGCTCTCCGGTGCACGGTGCCAGGGCGGGGACTGCCATCTGGCCGAGGTGATGGGTGAGGCCCCCGTCGTCGTCCTGGCCCGGATGCGCGATGAGGAGCCCCCCGATCAGGGCGCCGGCGCGATCGGGGGCGAGCAGTGA